The following DNA comes from Occultella kanbiaonis.
GCCTCGGTGACCGTGACCTCGCCGTAGGCGATCTCCTCACCGATCCTGGTGAGGGCGCCGTTGAACTGCTCCGATCCCTCCGGCCGGATGGGGAACGGTCGGGCCGGGTGCTCCATCTCCCGCGAGATCTGTTCGATGAAGGCGGTCTCCGCACCTTCGAGGTCGGGAGTGAGCCCGTCACGGATCTCGGAGGAGGACGGTGCGCCCTGGTTGAGCCGGGTGACATCGGCCGCAGCGGTGTCGTTGATGAAGAAGTCGATGAGTGCGGCGGCGACCTCGGGGGAGTCGGTGTTGGCGGCTGCGCTGATCAGGATCGGCGGGAAGAACCACCAGTCGTCGGTGGAGTCGGCGAAGGACGGGGTGCTGAACAGCCCGAGCGTTGCCTCGGTGAGTCCGGAGACGATCGTGAAGTGGTTCGTGCTGGACAGCCGCATCGCGGAGGTCCCGAGGACCAGGAAGTCGCCGGACCAGCCGGCGCCGTTGGCCTCGCTCTGGGAGTCGGCCGGCGGCAGCACCCCTTCGTCCCGGAGCGTCTTCCAGAAGACGAACCATTCCTCGATCGCCGCCGGGTCGGCCGCGAGCGTGCCTTCGGGGGTGAACAGTTCGCCGCCGGCCTGTCGGATCCACGCCTCCAGGTGCCGGTGCGTGTCATCGAGCGTGGGGTCGTTGAGCCCGAAGACGCCGGTGGTGGGGTCGGCCACCTCGCGGGCGGCAGCAGCGAGATCGTCCCAGGTCGCGATGTCGCCGCCGAAGACGCCGGCAGCGCCCAGCAGGTCCTCGGCCGTGATGAGCGCCTGGCCGACGTAGTGCGTCGGCAGCGCGAACACGCCGTCGCCGACCGTCCCGCTGGCGACGCCGGCGTCACCGATCGCGCTGACGTCGATCACGTCGTCGAGGTACTCGGAGAGGTCGAGCAGCGAGCCGCCGGCGCCGTAGCGGCCGACGTGCGTGTCCCGCATCCAGAGGACGTCCGCGAGGTTCCCGGCCGCGGCGGCGGTCGCCATCCGCTCGAGGTAGGGACCGAGGTCGGCGAACTCGGATCGGGTCGTGACGCCCTCATGGTCGGCTTCGAACAGCGCGAGGGCGGCGTCATAGAGCTCGGTCCGGCTCGCGTCGCCCCACCAGGTCACGGTGAGGCTCGCGTCGGCGTCGGACTCCGACCCGGAACCTCCGCCGCCGAATCCGGCACAGCCGGCGGTGGTCAGCAGGGCGCCGGCTGCAGCAGTGCCGAGGAAGGAGCGACGGGACAGGGGTGGGTTCGGGTTCAACGGGTTCAACATGGAATTCCCTTCAGGAGCGTCGTTGCTGGTGGCGGGCCGGGCCGGTTACTTCAGCCCGGTGGTGGCGATGCCGTTGATCAGGTGCTTCTGGGCGAACAGGAACACGAGGAAGAGCGGCAGGATCGACAGGATCGACATCGCGAACATCGGGCCCCACGAGGAGGCTCCGGTCGAGTCCAGGAAGGCGTTCAGCGCGATCGGGGCCGTGTAGAGCTCACGGTCGGAGATGTACAGCAGCGGCCCGAGGAAGTCGTTCCAGGTCCAGATGAAGGTGAAGATCGCAGCCACCGCGAGGGCGGGGCGCATCAGGGGCAGGATGATCCGCCAGAACACGCCGAACGGGCCGCAGCCGTCCACGGTCGCGGCGTCGTCGAGGGTCCTCGGCAGCCCCCGCATGAACTGGACCATGAGGAAGATGAAGAACGCGTCGACCGCGAGGAACTTCGGCACCACGAGCGGGAAGTACGTGTTCGTCCAGTCGATCGACTGGAAGAGGATGTACTGGGGCACGAGGGTCACGTGGAACGGCAGCATCAGCGTGGCGAGCATGGCGGCGAAGAGCGTCTTCTTGAACCGGAAGTCGAGCCGCGCGAATGCGTAGGCGGCCAGTGAGCAGGACAGGAGGTTTCCGAGCACCGAGATCGCCGCGATGACGAATGAGTTCAGGAAGAACGTCGAGAACGGGATGCCGAGCGCGTCCCAGCCCTTCGTGAAGTTCTCCGTCGTGAACGTCGCGGGCAGGAGACCGGGGTCGGAGAAGATGTCCGACTCCGGTTTGAAGGCGCTCGCCACCATCCACAGGAGCGGGTAGACCATGGCGACGGCGCCGAGCAGGACGACGCCGTGCAGGACGATCCGACGCCACGGGCGACGCTGCGGCCTCGGGGCCGGGGCGCGCACCACGGCGGGTTGCGTGGTTGTCGAAGTCATGTCATTCCCCGTCGTAGTGGACCCAGTACCGGGAGGTGAAGAAGGCTGCGCCGGTGAACAGGCCGATGACGACCAGCAGGAACCACGCCATCGCCGAGGCGTAGCCCATGTCGAAGTCGGTGAACGCCTTCTGGTAGAGGTACAAGGTGTAGAAGAGCGTGGAGTCGACCGGCCCGCCGGAACCGCCGGAGATGATGTAGGACTGCGTGAATGCCTGGAAGGCATTGATCATCTGCAGCACCAGATTGAAGAAGATCACCGGGGTGAGCATCGGCATGGTGATTCGCCGGAACCGCCCCCACGCGTTCGCACCGTCGACGCTGGCCGCGTCGTACAGCTCCTGTGGTACCTGCCTCAGGCCGGCCAGGAAGATGATCATCGGGGAGCCGAACGTCCAGACATTCAGCACGATCAACGTCCCGAGCGCCCATTCGGGTGTGGCGATCCAGTTCGGCAGGTCGGTCAGCCCAAGAGCACCGAGCGCCGTGTTGACGAGCCCGGAGCCCCCGAAGATCTGACGCCAGAGCAGCGCGATCGCCACGCTGCTGCCGAGCAGGGAGGGCAGGTAGTAGACCGAGCGGTAGAAGGCCAGGCCCCGCAGACCCCGGTTCAGCAGGGTCGCGAGCGCGAGTGCGAACGCCAACTGGAGCGGCACCGAGACGAGTACGTACTTCAGGGTGACCAGGCACGCGCTGACGAAGCGTGGGTCGTCGGTGAACATCCGGACGTAGTTGTCGAAGCCGACGAACGACAGCCGGCCGAGCAGGTTGTAGTCGGTGAAGGACAGGTACAGCGACGCGATCATCGGCCCGAGGGTGATCCCGAAGAGCCCGACCAGCCAAGGCAGCAGGAACAGCCAGGCGGCCCACCTGCGCTTGCGCCGGCGGCGTCCGCGCTCGGGGAGGTCGCCGGTCGGGGGGACGGCGACGGTGGTCCCCGGGGGTGATGCGGTGTTCACGCTCATCAACGCCTCCTTTGGCGTAGCGGTGCGGGCCTTGAGTCAGTACCCGGCGGCCTTGTCGACGACGTTCGCCAGCGGGGCACCGTCCAGGAAGCGCTCGAGATTGCCGAGGAAGATGTCCCCGCCGCGTGCGGCGGTGGCCCCGGTGGTCGCCCCGTTGTGCGGGGTCACGACGACGTTCGGCAGGTCCCAGAACGGACTCTCCGGCGGGAGTGGCTCGGTCCCGTGTGCGTCCAGGCCGGCCCCGGCGATCCACCCCTCCCGCAATCCCCTCAGGAGTGCCGTGTCGTCGGCGATCCCGCCCCGGGAGATGCAGATGAAGTAGGCGTGAGCGGGCATCGCCCGGAACGCGGCCTCGTCGAACAGACCCCTGGTGTCGGCCGTCAGTGGCACCGTGACCACCACGAAGTCGGCCCGGGCCAGTACCTCGCGGAGCCGTTCCGGTGCGAACAGCTCGTCCACGCCGGGCACGGGGCGGTCGACCCTGCGGCGGACGCCGAGCACGTGCATGTGGAATGCCTTCGCCTTCGCGGCGAGGTCCGCGCCCGCGTTGCCGAGCCCGACGATCGCGACCGTGCGGCCGTTGAGCTCACCGTGGGTGAACCGGTCCCAGCGGTGCTCGGCCTGGGCACGCTGCCAGCGCGGCACATCCCGGCTGAGCATCAGCATCAGCAGCATGGAGTGCTCGGCGAGCGGGATCCCACCGTTCCCGGTCGAGCTCGTCAGGGTCACCTCGCTGGCGAGCATCTCCTCCGACAGGTCGGCGTTCGCTCCCGCGGCCCAGCTGTGCACCCAGCGGGTGTTCGCCGCGGCCGTCAGCTGGCCCGGTCGCAGCGTGCCCGCGATCGCGGTGGCACGTGCGAGGGTGTCTGGGCCCGCGTCGGCGGCACTCGACACGATCTCCAGGACGCCGCGGCCCGCCAACAGGGCCTCGGCGCGGCTGCGTACCTGGTCATCGAGTGATCCGAAGGCGACGATGTGCTCGGTCAACTGTTCTCCTTGGTTGTGATCGTGATGACGTCGAACGTCTCGATGGCCGGCAGCAGCAGCTCGCCGGCGGGTGTCACGGGCACGTCCTGACCGGCGACGAGGGCCGTCGCCGCGGCGATGTGCAAGCCGCGCGGTGGCGTGATCCGAACGCCCGTGATCGGGATCGGCGGTCCGTAGGACCGTCGGCGCAGCCCGCTGTGGTTGACCAGGTGCACGACGACGCGCCCGTCCGCCGCGCGGTGCACGGTGTGTTCGAGCTGCTCTGGTGCCCAGAGGCGCAGGCAGCCCCAGGGATCGCCGTCGGGCCCGGTCCGAGCGCCCGGCACGCTGCTCAGCAGCACGTCGCGGATCTCGCGGGTGCCGAGCCTGTCGTAGGTGCGGCCGGCGGTCCAGGGCAGGTAGGCGGCGGAGC
Coding sequences within:
- a CDS encoding ABC transporter substrate-binding protein, translated to MLNPLNPNPPLSRRSFLGTAAAGALLTTAGCAGFGGGGSGSESDADASLTVTWWGDASRTELYDAALALFEADHEGVTTRSEFADLGPYLERMATAAAAGNLADVLWMRDTHVGRYGAGGSLLDLSEYLDDVIDVSAIGDAGVASGTVGDGVFALPTHYVGQALITAEDLLGAAGVFGGDIATWDDLAAAAREVADPTTGVFGLNDPTLDDTHRHLEAWIRQAGGELFTPEGTLAADPAAIEEWFVFWKTLRDEGVLPPADSQSEANGAGWSGDFLVLGTSAMRLSSTNHFTIVSGLTEATLGLFSTPSFADSTDDWWFFPPILISAAANTDSPEVAAALIDFFINDTAAADVTRLNQGAPSSSEIRDGLTPDLEGAETAFIEQISREMEHPARPFPIRPEGSEQFNGALTRIGEEIAYGEVTVTEAVARLVSDAAGYLTAQ
- a CDS encoding carbohydrate ABC transporter permease, which translates into the protein MTSTTTQPAVVRAPAPRPQRRPWRRIVLHGVVLLGAVAMVYPLLWMVASAFKPESDIFSDPGLLPATFTTENFTKGWDALGIPFSTFFLNSFVIAAISVLGNLLSCSLAAYAFARLDFRFKKTLFAAMLATLMLPFHVTLVPQYILFQSIDWTNTYFPLVVPKFLAVDAFFIFLMVQFMRGLPRTLDDAATVDGCGPFGVFWRIILPLMRPALAVAAIFTFIWTWNDFLGPLLYISDRELYTAPIALNAFLDSTGASSWGPMFAMSILSILPLFLVFLFAQKHLINGIATTGLK
- a CDS encoding carbohydrate ABC transporter permease, whose protein sequence is MSVNTASPPGTTVAVPPTGDLPERGRRRRKRRWAAWLFLLPWLVGLFGITLGPMIASLYLSFTDYNLLGRLSFVGFDNYVRMFTDDPRFVSACLVTLKYVLVSVPLQLAFALALATLLNRGLRGLAFYRSVYYLPSLLGSSVAIALLWRQIFGGSGLVNTALGALGLTDLPNWIATPEWALGTLIVLNVWTFGSPMIIFLAGLRQVPQELYDAASVDGANAWGRFRRITMPMLTPVIFFNLVLQMINAFQAFTQSYIISGGSGGPVDSTLFYTLYLYQKAFTDFDMGYASAMAWFLLVVIGLFTGAAFFTSRYWVHYDGE
- a CDS encoding D-2-hydroxyacid dehydrogenase; this translates as MTEHIVAFGSLDDQVRSRAEALLAGRGVLEIVSSAADAGPDTLARATAIAGTLRPGQLTAAANTRWVHSWAAGANADLSEEMLASEVTLTSSTGNGGIPLAEHSMLLMLMLSRDVPRWQRAQAEHRWDRFTHGELNGRTVAIVGLGNAGADLAAKAKAFHMHVLGVRRRVDRPVPGVDELFAPERLREVLARADFVVVTVPLTADTRGLFDEAAFRAMPAHAYFICISRGGIADDTALLRGLREGWIAGAGLDAHGTEPLPPESPFWDLPNVVVTPHNGATTGATAARGGDIFLGNLERFLDGAPLANVVDKAAGY